Proteins encoded together in one bacterium window:
- a CDS encoding membrane dipeptidase, whose product MPKRKPTLTPDEARKLHREALVIDTQQPPAINGFLYTEKMKGIVAEAARQGLGRDEVAPQMAVLAAREIQASPEAREAYLNLWRRSGVTVACGTFSGSHKATGAFERACEAIARAYTFVDALGGELQIVRRAAEIERVHRDRKYGLLLDFQNTTPFGDDLDRIEYFHNLGVTMVQLTYNLRNLVGDGCTEAHQGGLSYFGREVVRRLNELRILVDVSHCSEQVGWDSLKVSAAPIVVSHSASKAVCYHDRGKTDELAKAVADRGGFFGVVIVPGFIAESVEATLDDFCRHIEHLVDVCGIDHVGIGTDKTGKGPGTESIVEYPDSMPRHRAGTFDWAGFRLKEHRLTPEYHLKGYDTFGDWPNLTVALAAWGFNEDELRRLLGLNFLRVYREIAG is encoded by the coding sequence GCGTTGGTGATCGACACACAGCAGCCGCCGGCGATCAACGGATTCCTGTACACGGAGAAGATGAAGGGGATTGTGGCCGAGGCCGCCCGGCAGGGCCTGGGGCGCGACGAGGTCGCCCCCCAGATGGCCGTCCTGGCCGCCCGTGAGATTCAGGCGTCTCCGGAAGCCCGGGAGGCATACCTCAATTTGTGGCGCCGGTCCGGGGTCACCGTCGCCTGCGGAACGTTCTCAGGATCGCACAAGGCGACCGGGGCATTCGAGCGGGCGTGCGAAGCAATCGCGAGGGCCTACACCTTCGTGGACGCCCTTGGGGGGGAGCTACAGATCGTCAGGCGCGCGGCCGAAATCGAGCGCGTGCACCGTGATCGCAAGTATGGGCTGCTCCTCGACTTCCAGAACACCACGCCGTTCGGCGACGACCTCGATCGGATCGAGTATTTCCACAACCTCGGCGTCACAATGGTTCAGCTGACCTATAACCTCCGCAACCTCGTCGGCGATGGCTGCACCGAGGCTCACCAGGGCGGCCTGTCCTATTTTGGCCGCGAAGTGGTGCGGCGTCTGAACGAGCTGAGGATCCTGGTGGACGTCAGCCACTGCAGCGAGCAGGTGGGCTGGGACTCGCTCAAGGTGTCAGCGGCGCCGATCGTCGTCTCCCACTCGGCCAGCAAGGCCGTCTGCTATCACGACCGAGGCAAGACCGACGAGCTCGCGAAAGCGGTGGCCGACCGCGGCGGGTTCTTTGGCGTCGTGATCGTGCCGGGATTCATCGCGGAGTCCGTGGAGGCCACGCTGGATGACTTCTGCCGGCACATCGAGCACCTGGTGGACGTGTGCGGCATCGATCACGTGGGAATCGGCACGGACAAGACCGGGAAGGGCCCCGGCACCGAATCCATCGTGGAGTACCCGGATTCGATGCCGCGGCACCGCGCCGGCACATTCGATTGGGCGGGATTCCGGCTCAAGGAGCACCGGCTCACGCCCGAGTACCACCTGAAGGGGTACGACACGTTCGGCGACTGGCCCAACCTGACCGTGGCGCTGGCCGCGTGGGGCTTCAACGAAGACGAACTTCGCAGGCTCCTGGGGTTAAACTTCCTCCGGGTCTACCGCGAGATCGCAGGCTGA